In Candidatus Rokuibacteriota bacterium, a single genomic region encodes these proteins:
- a CDS encoding MaoC/PaaZ C-terminal domain-containing protein, with the protein MKYAKVYAEDVQVGSEMPPLVKPPIQQIQLTRYAGASGDFNPIHQDAAFAKAAGMGDVFAHGMLSMGFVAQSVTDWLGVGSVRKVGVRFAALVRLGDVVTCRGKVVAKRPPKDGDDPYLVDLELWAENQKGEKVITGKATASLVSRG; encoded by the coding sequence ATGAAATACGCCAAGGTCTACGCGGAAGATGTCCAGGTCGGCAGCGAGATGCCGCCGTTGGTCAAGCCGCCCATCCAGCAGATCCAGCTCACGCGCTACGCCGGCGCCTCGGGCGACTTCAACCCCATCCACCAGGACGCCGCTTTCGCGAAGGCGGCGGGCATGGGCGACGTCTTCGCCCACGGCATGCTGTCCATGGGTTTCGTCGCGCAGTCGGTGACCGACTGGCTCGGAGTCGGCAGCGTGAGGAAGGTCGGCGTGCGCTTCGCCGCGCTGGTTCGCCTGGGCGACGTCGTCACCTGCCGCGGCAAGGTCGTCGCCAAGCGCCCGCCCAAGGACGGAGACGACCCCTACCTGGTCGACCTCGAGCTCTGGGCCGAGAACCAGAAGGGTGAGAAGGTCATAACCGGTAAAGCGACCGCCTCGCTCGTCTCGCGCGGCTGA
- the glgP gene encoding alpha-glucan family phosphorylase — MTPLVAYISMEYGLHEEFHSYAGGLGILAGDFMKSAGDLGLPVVGIGLRWAQGYTVQRIGPDGYPYDEWRDYPPDALTDTGVRVRVRVAAREVECRVWRVGRYAIAPLFLLESVDTRDRWITRRLYDPAPDCRIAQEMLLGIGGVRALRALHLPVDLYHFNEGHAVFAGIELITDRMEAGTDFHSAWREAREKIVFTTHTPVPAGNEVHAVPDLRRLGAGCELVDAELREIGGDPFNMTVAGLRLARRANAVAQLHGETARAMWAHVDGGAPIIAVTNGVHRGTWQDPRIAAAASAHDDALRAVRRQMKDELLAEVEARTRVRLDSDALTIGFARRAATYKRPDLLLRDPDRLAPLLKDRRVQLVFSGKAHPADQAGKSVIALLVETIRQWPESIVFLEDYDMALGRLMTRGCDVWLNTPRRPMEASGTSGMKAAMNGTLNLSILDGWWPEGCEHGVTGWAIGDERVGGDQDARDLEALYATLERDVLPAWADPGRWARMMRASIAMAVERFSSNRMVSEYFTRLYTAP, encoded by the coding sequence GTGACGCCGCTCGTCGCCTACATCTCGATGGAGTACGGGCTCCACGAGGAGTTCCACTCCTACGCCGGCGGGCTCGGTATCCTCGCCGGCGATTTCATGAAGTCGGCCGGCGACCTCGGCCTCCCCGTCGTGGGCATCGGCCTCCGCTGGGCGCAGGGCTACACCGTCCAGCGGATCGGGCCCGACGGGTATCCATACGACGAGTGGCGCGACTACCCGCCCGACGCGCTCACGGACACGGGCGTCCGCGTCCGGGTGCGCGTGGCCGCGCGCGAGGTCGAGTGCCGCGTCTGGCGCGTCGGCCGCTACGCCATCGCGCCGCTCTTCCTGCTCGAGTCGGTGGACACGCGCGACCGCTGGATCACCCGCCGCCTCTACGACCCCGCACCCGACTGCCGCATCGCCCAGGAGATGCTGCTCGGCATCGGCGGCGTGCGGGCGCTCCGCGCCCTCCACCTTCCCGTCGATCTCTACCACTTCAACGAGGGGCACGCGGTCTTCGCCGGCATCGAGCTGATCACCGACCGGATGGAGGCCGGGACGGACTTCCACTCGGCATGGCGGGAGGCGCGGGAGAAGATCGTCTTCACCACCCACACGCCCGTGCCCGCCGGCAACGAGGTCCACGCCGTTCCGGACCTGCGGCGGCTCGGCGCGGGCTGCGAGCTCGTGGACGCCGAGCTGCGCGAGATCGGCGGCGATCCGTTCAACATGACCGTGGCCGGGTTGAGACTCGCCCGCCGCGCGAACGCCGTGGCGCAGCTCCACGGCGAGACCGCGCGCGCCATGTGGGCACACGTGGACGGCGGCGCGCCCATCATCGCCGTCACCAACGGCGTGCACCGCGGCACCTGGCAGGACCCGCGGATCGCCGCGGCGGCTTCGGCTCACGATGACGCGCTCCGCGCCGTGCGGCGGCAGATGAAGGACGAGCTGCTGGCCGAAGTCGAAGCCCGCACACGAGTCAGGCTCGACAGCGACGCGCTCACCATCGGCTTCGCGCGCCGCGCGGCGACCTACAAGCGCCCCGATCTCCTCCTGCGCGACCCCGACAGGCTGGCGCCGCTCCTCAAGGACCGGCGCGTCCAGCTCGTCTTCTCGGGCAAGGCGCACCCGGCCGACCAGGCCGGCAAGTCCGTCATCGCCCTCCTCGTCGAGACAATCCGGCAGTGGCCCGAGTCCATCGTCTTCCTCGAGGACTACGACATGGCGCTGGGCAGGCTCATGACCCGAGGCTGCGACGTGTGGCTGAACACCCCGCGGCGGCCCATGGAAGCGAGCGGAACCTCGGGCATGAAGGCCGCCATGAACGGCACGCTCAACCTCTCCATCCTCGACGGCTGGTGGCCGGAGGGGTGCGAGCACGGCGTCACCGGCTGGGCGATCGGCGACGAGCGCGTCGGGGGCGACCAGGACGCGCGCGACCTCGAGGCCCTCTACGCAACCCTCGAGCGGGACGTGCTCCCCGCGTGGGCCGACCCCGGGCGCTGGGCGCGCATGATGCGCGCCTCGATCGCGATGGCCGTCGAGCGCTTCTCCTCGAACCGCATGGTCAGCGAATATTTCACCCGTCTCTACACCGCGCCGTAG
- a CDS encoding mechanosensitive ion channel, whose product MNMNMKEMTMELLLRYGFQVLGAIAILAVGFLVARWLGGMADQRFQKQQMEPPMRILMVRVIKILVLVMAFVVALDKFGFSIAPLVAGIGVAGIGIGFALQGVLGNIMAGLTIIFTKPFRVGEYIEINNVRGDVAAVELSTTTLIQADMSRVIVPNRKIVGEILHNFGTIRQLTLTLRVPHATDLNAALRAASQVVTQSARVLKDPAPSVGIASVEDTGIKIAAWAWVRVVDVVPAEPELYQSLVEAFRALGIGAPASAHDVRLREGAVSR is encoded by the coding sequence ATGAACATGAACATGAAAGAGATGACGATGGAGCTCCTGCTCCGCTACGGCTTCCAGGTGTTGGGCGCCATCGCGATCCTTGCGGTCGGTTTCCTGGTCGCGCGGTGGCTCGGCGGGATGGCGGACCAGCGCTTCCAGAAGCAGCAGATGGAGCCGCCCATGCGGATCCTCATGGTCCGCGTGATCAAGATCCTCGTCCTGGTCATGGCCTTCGTGGTGGCGCTCGACAAGTTCGGCTTCTCCATCGCGCCGCTGGTGGCCGGCATCGGCGTGGCGGGCATCGGCATCGGCTTCGCGCTGCAGGGCGTGCTGGGCAACATCATGGCGGGCCTGACCATTATCTTCACCAAGCCCTTCCGGGTCGGCGAGTATATCGAGATCAACAACGTGCGCGGCGACGTGGCCGCGGTCGAGCTCTCCACCACGACGTTGATCCAGGCGGATATGTCGCGCGTCATCGTGCCGAACAGGAAGATCGTCGGCGAGATCCTGCACAACTTCGGCACCATCCGCCAGCTGACGCTGACGCTGCGCGTGCCGCACGCGACGGATCTGAACGCGGCGCTCCGCGCGGCCAGCCAGGTGGTGACACAGAGCGCGCGCGTGCTGAAGGACCCGGCGCCGAGCGTGGGCATCGCGTCCGTGGAGGACACCGGGATCAAGATCGCGGCCTGGGCATGGGTCCGCGTGGTGGACGTGGTCCCGGCCGAGCCCGAGCTCTACCAGTCTCTCGTCGAGGCCTTTCGCGCCCTCGGCATCGGCGCCCCGGCCAGCGCGCACGACGTGCGTTTGCGCGAGGGGGCCGTCTCACGCTGA
- a CDS encoding MaoC family dehydratase N-terminal domain-containing protein — MAIQINTAVKGKEYPPYPVTVERGKIKEFARAIGDLSPFYLDDDVAKAGPWGDIIAPPTFPISFRDERSDTGVLLRDLGVDISRLLHGEQEFEHFKPIRPGRTYLCRGRITDIYEKAGKSGPMAFVLREITVTDSDNEIVALMRQTSVVRL; from the coding sequence ATGGCGATCCAGATCAACACGGCCGTGAAGGGCAAGGAGTACCCGCCCTATCCCGTTACGGTGGAGCGCGGCAAGATCAAGGAGTTCGCCCGCGCGATCGGCGACCTGTCGCCCTTCTATCTGGACGACGACGTCGCCAAGGCGGGGCCGTGGGGCGACATCATCGCGCCGCCCACCTTCCCCATCAGCTTCCGAGACGAGCGGTCAGACACGGGCGTTCTCCTGCGCGATCTCGGCGTGGACATCAGCAGGCTGCTCCACGGCGAGCAGGAGTTCGAGCACTTCAAGCCCATCCGGCCCGGCCGGACCTATCTCTGCCGCGGGCGCATCACGGACATCTACGAGAAGGCGGGCAAGTCGGGCCCCATGGCCTTCGTCCTCCGCGAGATCACGGTAACCGACTCGGACAACGAGATCGTCGCACTCATGCGCCAGACGTCGGTGGTGCGTCTCTAA
- a CDS encoding MFS transporter codes for MSRYRWVILGVCLLGFMQVHIHRVGFAPLIPTFMGDLGITYAAAATIMTAYFWTYALVQVPVGVLADRFGPRRMMLTFLGILVVGVIAFPLSRDYTQSLVTRSLIGLGAAGVWLPGLRLIHEWFPPQERGRATGLFSAGGGIGGTAALVLVPVLAAHLGWRWGYAMTLVPLLTTLALIYLLVRPGPLAERRSPAAASRGTTAVLKDVLSVAALWPINMAVLFSYGAFFALVTFLPAFLVRQEGLTPGRAGLVTGLITAGTVVSWPLAGFISDWVGRRKVIYLFSQGMCVLSCLAFALLVPGTGWAGAALVALFTGFMLGGLVTPFVMVVELFPADLIGTASGVVNTFCFVGSLLIPVLVGKILDMSDSFPAAFTACAAFEAVALASAAFTRETGMHRRPVMVT; via the coding sequence ATGAGCCGCTACCGGTGGGTCATCCTCGGCGTCTGTCTCCTCGGCTTCATGCAGGTCCACATCCACCGCGTCGGCTTCGCCCCGCTCATCCCGACCTTCATGGGAGATCTCGGCATCACGTACGCCGCGGCCGCCACCATCATGACCGCCTACTTCTGGACGTATGCGCTGGTGCAGGTGCCCGTGGGCGTCCTCGCCGACCGGTTCGGGCCGCGGCGCATGATGCTGACCTTTCTCGGGATCCTCGTTGTCGGCGTGATCGCCTTCCCGCTGAGCCGCGACTATACGCAGAGCCTCGTCACGCGCAGCCTCATCGGGCTCGGCGCGGCGGGAGTCTGGCTGCCCGGACTCCGGCTCATCCACGAGTGGTTTCCGCCCCAGGAGCGCGGCCGGGCGACGGGGCTCTTCTCGGCGGGTGGCGGCATCGGCGGCACCGCGGCGCTGGTGCTGGTGCCGGTGCTGGCGGCGCATCTCGGCTGGCGGTGGGGCTACGCCATGACGCTGGTCCCGCTCCTGACCACGCTCGCGCTGATCTATCTCCTCGTCCGCCCGGGCCCGCTCGCCGAGCGGCGCTCCCCGGCCGCGGCCTCCCGCGGCACCACGGCCGTGTTAAAGGATGTGCTGAGCGTCGCCGCCCTGTGGCCGATCAACATGGCGGTGCTCTTCTCTTACGGAGCCTTCTTCGCTCTTGTCACCTTCCTGCCGGCCTTCCTCGTCAGGCAGGAGGGGCTGACGCCGGGCCGGGCCGGACTCGTCACCGGCCTCATCACGGCGGGTACCGTGGTTTCTTGGCCACTCGCCGGCTTCATCTCGGATTGGGTAGGCCGGCGCAAGGTCATCTACCTCTTCAGCCAGGGCATGTGCGTGCTCTCGTGCCTGGCCTTCGCCCTGCTCGTCCCGGGCACGGGGTGGGCCGGCGCCGCCCTCGTGGCGCTCTTCACCGGTTTCATGCTGGGCGGGCTCGTGACGCCCTTCGTGATGGTGGTCGAGCTGTTCCCCGCCGACCTCATCGGCACGGCCTCGGGCGTCGTCAACACGTTCTGCTTCGTGGGAAGCTTGCTCATTCCCGTGCTCGTCGGCAAGATACTCGACATGAGCGACAGCTTCCCGGCGGCCTTCACGGCGTGCGCGGCCTTCGAGGCCGTGGCGCTCGCGAGCGCCGCCTTCACCCGTGAGACGGGAATGCACCGGCGCCCCGTCATGGTGACCTGA
- a CDS encoding sulfite exporter TauE/SafE family protein, with protein sequence MHDTAGWLILGAAAIVGSTIGGVAGFGTGVIMIPAIAWSVGVKATVPVLTVCMLVGNSARVWFSRREIEWRVVAAFLVGAVPTTIVGATLYTRIDSEWLSRILGVFMILAVPLRYWLVHSGITVRLRHFPLIGAGFGFLSAIVGAVGPIMTPFFLSHGLRKGRYLATEALCTVGSYITRGIMFRRADLLTGPLILTGLYIGVVMIGGAWIGRRLVDRMSEKTFLRILEVLLVTFGLQFLLWPSR encoded by the coding sequence ATGCACGACACAGCCGGATGGCTGATCCTGGGCGCGGCGGCCATCGTCGGCTCCACGATCGGCGGCGTCGCCGGCTTCGGCACAGGCGTCATCATGATCCCGGCCATCGCCTGGAGCGTGGGCGTCAAGGCGACGGTCCCCGTGCTGACCGTCTGCATGCTGGTCGGCAACAGCGCGCGCGTCTGGTTCAGCCGCCGCGAGATCGAGTGGCGCGTGGTCGCCGCCTTCCTCGTGGGCGCCGTGCCTACGACCATCGTCGGCGCGACGCTCTACACGCGCATCGACAGCGAGTGGCTCTCCCGCATCCTCGGCGTGTTCATGATCCTCGCCGTCCCGCTCCGGTACTGGCTCGTCCACAGCGGCATCACCGTGCGGCTCCGCCACTTCCCGCTGATCGGGGCCGGCTTCGGCTTCCTCTCGGCCATCGTGGGGGCGGTCGGTCCCATCATGACGCCCTTCTTCCTGAGCCACGGACTGCGCAAGGGGCGCTACCTGGCCACCGAGGCCCTCTGCACGGTGGGCTCCTATATCACCCGCGGGATCATGTTCCGCCGCGCCGACCTCCTGACCGGCCCGCTCATCCTGACCGGCCTCTACATCGGCGTGGTGATGATCGGCGGCGCGTGGATAGGCCGCCGGCTCGTCGACCGCATGAGCGAGAAGACCTTCCTCCGCATCCTCGAGGTCCTGCTCGTCACCTTCGGCCTCCAGTTCCTGCTCTGGCCCTCGCGCTGA
- a CDS encoding thioesterase family protein codes for MAIQVGLTAEVEQVVTQDLTADALGNKGVLVYATPFVVCLMETAAQAAIASHLPPGAGTVGTTVEMKHLAATPLGMKVRAKATLVETDGKRCLFQVDVFDEVEKIAEGRHERFIVPNLEKFLARAMSKGKA; via the coding sequence ATGGCCATCCAGGTCGGGCTCACCGCTGAAGTGGAGCAGGTCGTCACCCAGGATCTGACCGCCGACGCGCTTGGCAACAAGGGCGTTCTCGTCTACGCCACGCCCTTCGTCGTCTGCCTCATGGAGACCGCCGCCCAGGCGGCCATCGCCTCCCACCTGCCCCCGGGGGCCGGCACCGTCGGCACCACGGTGGAGATGAAGCACCTGGCGGCGACGCCGCTCGGCATGAAGGTGCGGGCCAAGGCGACGCTCGTCGAGACCGACGGCAAGCGCTGCCTCTTCCAGGTGGACGTCTTCGACGAGGTGGAGAAGATCGCCGAGGGCCGTCACGAGCGCTTCATCGTGCCCAACCTCGAGAAGTTCCTCGCGCGCGCCATGAGCAAAGGCAAGGCCTGA
- a CDS encoding MFS transporter: protein MPVLLAAAGFLLVGLDGSVNIAFPAMSAAFRVGPTTIRWVIICYVGTYALTAFAAGVLADRLGPGRVVRAGLVLSLLCFGAYALVSSFEIFLLLRVLQGVSGGLIYGASPALVTLSLPSSRHAWGLGWVSMGLGIGLSVSPMIGGALVGVFGWQAVFLYRVPVTAAIIVLAGWTRETPHDGRGAWRMVVPADIFRWPVLQAGLLAFLANYAQFAVWLLAPYYLIGERGLSAAAGGLLFMLTPLAMAIAAPVAGRAADRWGARGPMAVGLAAEAAGLLFVARCDGSTPMALVGAALALVGLGVGVFQVPNLAQAMAAFPPRQQGAAGGFAFLSRTSGVVVGVQTAAWLFHDRAQILGFLPAFRFTFAAAAAVCALAAVISLVRGRERAPRATRHEA, encoded by the coding sequence ATGCCCGTCCTCCTGGCGGCAGCGGGTTTCCTGCTCGTCGGGCTCGACGGCTCCGTCAACATCGCCTTCCCCGCCATGTCCGCGGCCTTCCGGGTTGGTCCCACGACCATCCGCTGGGTCATCATCTGCTATGTCGGGACGTACGCGCTGACCGCCTTCGCCGCCGGCGTGCTCGCGGACAGGCTCGGCCCGGGCCGCGTCGTGCGCGCGGGGCTCGTCCTCTCGCTCCTCTGCTTCGGGGCCTACGCGCTGGTGTCCTCCTTCGAGATCTTCCTGCTCCTCCGCGTGCTCCAGGGCGTGAGCGGCGGGCTGATCTACGGCGCCTCGCCCGCGCTCGTGACGCTCTCGCTGCCGTCCTCTCGCCACGCCTGGGGGCTCGGCTGGGTGAGCATGGGTCTCGGCATCGGCTTGAGCGTGAGTCCGATGATCGGCGGCGCGCTCGTGGGCGTCTTCGGCTGGCAGGCCGTGTTCCTCTACCGCGTGCCGGTCACCGCCGCGATCATCGTCCTGGCCGGCTGGACGCGCGAGACGCCTCACGATGGCCGCGGCGCGTGGCGGATGGTTGTGCCCGCCGACATCTTCCGCTGGCCGGTCCTCCAGGCCGGGCTCCTCGCCTTCCTCGCCAACTACGCCCAGTTCGCGGTGTGGCTCCTCGCTCCCTACTACCTCATCGGCGAGCGCGGCCTCTCCGCCGCCGCGGGCGGGCTCCTCTTCATGCTGACGCCGCTGGCGATGGCCATCGCGGCGCCCGTCGCAGGCCGCGCGGCCGACCGCTGGGGCGCGCGCGGGCCCATGGCCGTCGGGCTCGCGGCCGAAGCCGCGGGGCTTCTTTTCGTCGCCCGCTGCGACGGCTCGACGCCGATGGCGCTCGTCGGCGCCGCGCTCGCCCTCGTCGGGCTGGGAGTCGGCGTGTTCCAGGTGCCGAACCTCGCCCAGGCCATGGCCGCCTTTCCGCCGCGACAGCAGGGCGCTGCCGGCGGCTTCGCCTTCCTCTCGCGCACCTCGGGCGTCGTGGTCGGCGTCCAGACCGCGGCCTGGCTCTTCCACGACCGCGCGCAGATCCTGGGCTTCCTGCCGGCCTTCCGCTTTACCTTCGCCGCGGCGGCCGCCGTCTGCGCGCTCGCCGCGGTCATTTCGCTCGTGCGTGGACGGGAGCGGGCACCGCGTGCTACAAGGCACGAGGCATGA